The proteins below are encoded in one region of Fibrella aestuarina BUZ 2:
- a CDS encoding efflux RND transporter periplasmic adaptor subunit: MKKKSNRIWWVLGIAAVLLIGGLVAAKQAGIIGKPPTTEVDFAVARTTDIVERVSASGRVQPEVEVKISPDVSGEIIAMYVKEGDPVKAGQILCRIRPDNYESFSARAEATVNQSKAQLEQSKAGVLQAEARLIRTRADYERSRKLLADKVISQADFETVEANYNVAKQDIEAQRANVRAAQFSIQSAQASLRDAKENLRKTTIYSPVNGTVSKLNVEQGERVVGTSQMAGTEIMRLANLNNMEVRVNVNENDIVRVTLGDTADIEVDSYTTAGRKFKGIVTEVANTANGLAGSTNSAASSSLSTDAVTEFEVKIKILNSSYTDLSAKLGGRGFPFKPGMTASVEIITDRRSGVLSVPIAAVTTRADSTKMAAKPANDDNEEQPTAAPKNVKEIVFVAENGKAAQREVKTGISDFENIQILSGLKKGDQVIAGPFLAVSKKLKAGDLVVKRDPNKVKKE; encoded by the coding sequence ATGAAAAAGAAATCAAACCGTATTTGGTGGGTATTGGGTATCGCTGCCGTGTTGTTGATTGGGGGGCTTGTGGCCGCCAAACAAGCCGGCATTATTGGTAAACCACCAACCACGGAAGTCGATTTTGCCGTAGCGCGAACCACCGATATTGTTGAGCGAGTGAGCGCCTCGGGGCGTGTGCAGCCCGAAGTCGAAGTGAAAATCAGCCCCGACGTATCAGGCGAGATCATCGCCATGTACGTAAAAGAGGGCGATCCCGTCAAGGCGGGGCAGATTCTCTGCCGGATCCGCCCCGACAACTACGAATCCTTTTCGGCGCGGGCCGAAGCCACGGTCAACCAGAGCAAAGCCCAACTGGAGCAATCGAAAGCGGGTGTTTTGCAGGCCGAAGCTCGCCTGATCCGCACCAGGGCCGATTACGAACGGAGCCGTAAACTGCTGGCCGACAAAGTCATTTCGCAGGCCGACTTCGAAACCGTCGAGGCCAACTACAATGTAGCCAAACAGGATATCGAAGCCCAGCGGGCCAACGTTCGGGCGGCGCAGTTCAGTATTCAGAGCGCCCAGGCCAGTCTGCGCGACGCGAAAGAAAACCTGCGCAAAACGACGATCTATTCGCCCGTCAATGGTACGGTGTCGAAGCTGAACGTCGAACAGGGCGAACGCGTCGTGGGTACGTCGCAGATGGCCGGTACCGAGATCATGCGACTCGCCAACCTCAACAACATGGAGGTGCGCGTGAATGTCAACGAGAACGACATCGTGCGGGTGACACTGGGCGACACGGCCGACATTGAGGTGGATTCCTATACCACGGCCGGGCGCAAGTTTAAAGGCATTGTGACCGAAGTGGCCAACACGGCCAATGGCCTGGCAGGCAGCACCAACTCAGCCGCGTCGTCGAGCCTGTCGACCGACGCTGTGACGGAGTTTGAAGTCAAAATCAAGATTCTGAACAGTTCATACACCGATCTGTCGGCCAAGCTGGGTGGGCGAGGCTTCCCGTTCAAGCCGGGTATGACGGCTTCCGTCGAGATCATCACCGACCGCCGTTCGGGCGTCTTGTCGGTACCCATCGCGGCTGTAACCACCCGCGCCGACAGCACGAAGATGGCCGCCAAACCCGCTAACGACGATAACGAGGAGCAGCCGACCGCCGCACCGAAAAACGTGAAGGAAATCGTGTTTGTGGCCGAAAATGGCAAAGCCGCCCAGCGCGAGGTGAAAACCGGTATCAGTGACTTCGAAAACATTCAGATTCTATCGGGCCTGAAAAAAGGCGATCAGGTGATTGCCGGACCTTTTCTGGCGGTTTCTAAAAAACTCAAAGCCGGCGATCTGGTTGTGAAAAGAGACCCGAATAAGGTCAAGAAGGAATGA